In the genome of Kineosporia sp. NBRC 101731, one region contains:
- a CDS encoding MFS transporter, whose product MTGQPRKAPTEDAAPLRLSTPSGRWVLTAAVLGSAVVSLDATVVNVALPTIGRDLDADVAGMQWTVNGYALTLASLILLGGSLGDRFGRRRVFLIGVAWFGVASLMCGVAPNLETLVLARALQGVGGALLTPGSLAMISSSFHPADRARAIGAWSGLGGVSAALGPLLGGALLEQSWRLVFLINLPLTVFVIGLALRHVPESLDPTAPRRPDLAGSVTGAIGLGGLTYALIAAGGSSTTVVTAAALIGALGLVAFVLTERRSNHPLIPLDIFTSRQFTAANLVTFALYAAISGTFFLLAIVLQVVTGLSPLQAGAATLPLTAIMLTLSSRTGALSARIGPRRPMTFGPLIMACGLLLMLRIGSTASYLTDVLPAVIVFGLGLSLTVAPLTAAVLAAAEDRHAGVASGVNNAVARTAGLLSVAVLPLAMGLSGDDFNRPGPLAHGFHTAVIGGAVLVAVSALIAWFGVSDNILADTRADTAPATTTSVHETPEPYHCALTEPPAAPPVQPHGNAG is encoded by the coding sequence ATGACGGGTCAGCCACGAAAAGCTCCCACTGAGGACGCAGCACCGCTGCGCCTCTCCACGCCGTCCGGGCGGTGGGTCCTGACCGCGGCGGTTCTGGGCAGCGCGGTGGTCAGTCTCGATGCCACCGTGGTCAACGTGGCGCTGCCCACGATCGGTCGTGACCTGGACGCGGACGTGGCCGGGATGCAGTGGACCGTCAACGGGTACGCGCTCACCCTGGCCTCCCTGATCCTGCTCGGCGGGTCGCTGGGTGACCGCTTCGGCCGGCGGCGGGTGTTCCTGATCGGTGTCGCCTGGTTCGGCGTCGCGTCGCTGATGTGCGGCGTCGCACCGAATCTGGAGACTCTCGTGCTGGCCCGCGCCCTCCAGGGGGTCGGTGGCGCGCTGCTGACACCCGGCAGCCTGGCGATGATCTCGTCGTCGTTCCATCCCGCCGACCGGGCCCGGGCGATCGGGGCATGGTCGGGCCTGGGCGGGGTGTCCGCCGCGCTCGGCCCGCTGCTCGGCGGCGCCCTGCTCGAGCAGTCCTGGCGTCTGGTCTTCCTGATCAACCTGCCGCTCACGGTTTTCGTGATCGGGCTGGCTCTGCGGCACGTGCCGGAGTCACTCGACCCGACGGCGCCCCGTCGTCCCGATCTCGCCGGATCCGTCACCGGCGCCATCGGTCTCGGTGGCCTGACCTACGCCCTGATCGCGGCCGGCGGGTCCTCCACCACGGTGGTGACGGCGGCTGCGCTGATCGGCGCTCTCGGGCTGGTCGCATTCGTCCTCACCGAGCGTCGCAGCAACCATCCCCTGATACCGCTCGACATCTTCACCTCCCGGCAGTTCACCGCCGCGAACCTGGTCACCTTCGCCCTCTACGCCGCGATCTCCGGCACCTTCTTCCTGCTCGCGATCGTGTTGCAGGTCGTCACCGGCCTCAGCCCCCTGCAAGCCGGCGCCGCCACGCTGCCGCTGACCGCGATCATGCTCACCCTGTCGTCCCGTACCGGAGCCCTGTCGGCCCGCATCGGCCCCCGCCGCCCGATGACGTTCGGACCTCTCATCATGGCCTGCGGTTTGCTGCTGATGCTCCGGATCGGTTCCACCGCAAGCTATCTCACCGACGTTCTGCCCGCCGTGATCGTCTTCGGGCTGGGCCTGAGCCTGACCGTGGCCCCTCTGACCGCCGCCGTGCTGGCCGCCGCCGAGGACCGGCACGCCGGTGTCGCCTCCGGGGTGAACAACGCCGTCGCCCGCACCGCCGGACTGCTCTCGGTGGCCGTGCTGCCACTGGCGATGGGCCTGTCCGGCGACGACTTCAACCGCCCCGGCCCACTGGCCCACGGCTTCCACACCGCCGTGATCGGCGGCGCCGTACTGGTGGCCGTGAGCGCGCTGATCGCCTGGTTTGGGGTCAGCGACAACATCCTGGCCGACACCCGGGCCGACACCGCTCCGGCGACCACCACGTCCGTTCATGAGACCCCCGAGCCCTATCACTGTGCGCTCACGGAGCCCCCGGCCGCACCCCCCGTCCAGCCGCATGGTAACGCGGGGTAA